Proteins from one Parasteatoda tepidariorum isolate YZ-2023 chromosome 4, CAS_Ptep_4.0, whole genome shotgun sequence genomic window:
- the LOC107450383 gene encoding long-chain-fatty-acid--CoA ligase 1 isoform X2: MDDYLQYLSGTVGIAALTGAAAATALYMALSPSPMSPPVDIENQSAEVPNSGGARQSKLAPPGEMTGFLYEDAKTLLEMMQRGYRMSSNGNCLGYKISKTEYTFISYGEVIERARNFASGLVKIGMKPGQDSFIGIYAQNCVEWILTEQACYNQSAVIVPLYDTLGPHACSFIMNQAEIKIVVCDKEEKVKSLMEQRDETPLLKHIILVNEVSEKIKALVEDKGVELHSFKDIEELGAKNPAPILPPKPSDVATVCYTSGTTGDPKGVMLTHENIIIDASAVIDQLAEYAPNKNDIMISFLPLAHMLERLCEVTVYINGGSIGFYSGDIRVLMEDMKALRPTITPCVPRLLNRIYDKVQAKINGSFMKRFLFNVAMHMKKSELQKFIIRNNSIWDRLVFKPVREGMGGRIRLLVSGSAPLAGNILTFIRCALGCVVVEGYGQTECVAPCTTNIQGDYSVGQVGPPISCCHIKLVDVPEMEYFSKNGQGEVCIKGRNVFKGYFKDPEKTAETIDSDGWLHTGDIGMWLPNGTLKLVDRKKNIFKLAQGEYIAPEKIENIYLSSTYVSQIFVHGESLQSFLVAIVVPDKEVLMKYCQEKGIPGTWEEVCKNKEIKELILSDIIYLGKKAGLKSFEQVKDIYLNPEMFSIDNGLLTPTLKTKRPDCKKCFMDVINSMYRLMV; the protein is encoded by the exons aaTTCAGGCGGAGCTCGTCAATCAAAATTAGCACCTCCGGGTGAGATGACTGGTTTTCTTTATGAGGATGCAAAAACTCTTTTGGAAATGATGCAGAGAGGATACAGGATGtcaa gtAATGGTAATTGCCTTGGCTACAAAATATCAAAGACAGAATATACTTTCATCAGTTATGGTGAA gTGATAGAGAGGGCAAGAAATTTTGCATCTGGTTTGGTAAAGATTGGAATGAAGCCTGGTCAAGATTCTTTCATTGGAATCTATGCACAAAATTGTGTtgag tggaTATTGACTGAACAAGCTTGTTATAACCAATCTGCTGTCATTGTTCCACTGTATGATACACTCGGACCTCATGCATGTTCTTTTATAATGAATCAAG ctgaaattaaaatagtggTTTGTGATAAAGAAGAGAAAGTTAAATCTCTTATGGAACAGAGGGACGAGACCCCACTactaaaacacataattttagttaatgaagtcagtgaaaaaataaaagctttagtTGAAGACAAAGGTGTTGAATTGCATTCATTCAAAGATATTGAA gAACTAGGTGCTAAGAATCCTGCTCCAATATTG CCACCTAAACCATCTGATGTTGCTACAGTCTGTTACACAAGTGGAACAACTGGTGATCCAAAAGGTGTTATGCTTACCcatgaaaacataataattgaTGCCTCTGCTGTTATTGATCAATTG gCTGAGTATGCACCTAACAAAAATGATATCATGATATCATTCCTACCATTAGCTCATATGCTTGAAAGACTGTGTGAA GTGACAGTTTACATCAATGGTGGAAGCATTGGTTTTTACAGTGGTGATATTAGAGTACTAATGGAGGACATGAAAGCTTTAAGACCTACTATTACACCTTGTGTTCCTAGGTTACTCAATAGAATCTAtgacaaa gttcaagcaaaaattaatggtaGTTTTATGAAgagatttttgtttaatgttgCCATGCATATGAAAAAGTCTGAACTTCAAAA GTTTATTATCAGAAATAACAGTATTTGGGATCGTTTGGTGTTTAAACCTGTTCGAGAAGGAATGGGTGGTAGAATTCGCCTACTTGTTAGTGGTTCTGCACCCTTAGCTGGAAACATCTTAACTTTTATTCGATGTGCATTGGGATGCGTG GTTGTTGAAGGCTATGGACAAACTGAGTGTGTAGCACCTTGCACAACAAATATTCAAGGTGACTATTCAGTTg gGCAAGTTGGACCTCCGATATCATGTTGTCATATCAAATTAGTAGATGTTCCcgaaatggaatatttttcaaaaaatggacaAGGAGAG gttTGCATCAAAGGACGTAATGTGTTTAAAGGTTATTTTAAAGATCCTGAAAAAACAGCAGAAACAATAGACTCTGATGGTTGGTTGCATACGGGTGACATTGGCATGTGGCTTCCA aatggGACACTTAAACTTGTTGACaggaaaaagaatatatttaaacttgcACAGGGCGAATATATTGCtccagaaaaaattgaaaatatttatctatctaGCACTTACGTTTCTCAGATATTTGTACATGGAGAAAGTTTACAG agTTTCTTGGTTGCCATTGTTGTACCAGATAAAGAGGTTCTTATGAAATACTGTCAAGAGAAAGGAATTCCTGGTACCTGGGAAGAAGTTTgcaaaaacaaa GAGATAAAAGAGCTGATATTAAGTGACATTATTTACCTTGGAAAGAAGGCtggtttaaaatcatttgaacag gtgaaagatatttatttgaacCCTGAAATGTTTTCGATTGATAACGGACTGCTCACACCTACTCTCAAGACAAAGAGACCAGattgtaaaaaatgctttatggATGTTATCAATTCTATGTACAGGTTAATGGTTTAG
- the LOC107450392 gene encoding uncharacterized protein translates to MTSNKKLQVPWLPAPVWKDFPMTKGLNHHRIPVGIIVAADEEITCFLESKSLVEVQVRFFNDDSETENIYIIKDSFPGRAAILGVSSVSVPFVDCEYLKETPRESRTLSIDYPSDSKILPIYHFGDNEDDFFMLWDTQDAEFAYIESDYFGFLIPKIDKEATRELPGGNHLDDLIAFYDEILIIYNHLIGLSFEETATNQNVRNRFFIKANKSGDGMAYYCDWCTAVTSGSIESFWLDISSTNWGALHEIGHGHELKCLNDETLSVSEVWNNILVVFYQTIMFGSDVSTKCTKREDMDIVEAIGSDVPVKDWGLFHKLSFLLHMFVKAGQKSFPCFNQLIRQELDGHFHYASGTAFVEKLMHFFAIDFDIDVYPFMKLAKAAIAEEQLLEHYYVLSSVAYPLNYLINDTEELEIIKNKLNLWFETSLVTPLDLRPAKLKNDFTVKIEHHLFDHIFGDMLKLMDGSRTIAEKRILNQTIIFTNIPVGVYKVFVTPNVLNAKLIYNDFYAVVHASKPSDLFLTAKKMKAPSLLRDKIKFLGLGENHFATLSVDPLRRFVRFHVFSNNPHDYYKNENYVSVIIKNEKNEVIFSKTLEGDNCETGMHNIYMDGPLMIELFHAETEKRLKTDDPIMDEIIDHDSNTNYLIANEFGFQKENTPKELLEKRFLNRIELIANKIRKKSSLHKRPFCHPKYNLLLAVETFEHMFRRNCFCLSLREQYKDCFQPEYSNQLVNALVNLNRTPNIKISKNKYCCHLTNSNTGRRTVLLNDESSILSSTITFLGSYDKLVAKLFVDASECAVNFHVLDSEPHFRYSEETYIEITIRNKENKVIFTKTLQGSDTVEEEYKINFTDLVEIDLFHAEPTRLLFDHPALGKVIEKNSSLNTLILTKELFNVNYIYEIRQTDTGEKLLLANDESVISCSKLNFLGLNDKYVATLYIDTEKSLIHFNVLSTNPHRCYEGEPYCGVKVRNSKKEIIFDKLIEGLHPMPEEFKIPFVQRAELEVFHAEPTRLRSNNLAMEGLIDHKSSTNNFSLSREISSEYYVYDVTNANLDQKVEFPFEILSTPASIFKFKGKSDRHIASLYLDFHNDRILYHVLSPEPHDRFEDEVYIGVTIYSEDKEVIFCKEIIGVDDTEENFTVSFTGRIEVKIFHAEPTRLVSDNPEIENMIDHENTENNFIIEKSLNFHRKGKNKKHAMKRSLRRKSV, encoded by the coding sequence ATGACTTCAAACAAGAAACTTCAGGTACCATGGCTACCAGCACCTGTCTGGAAAGATTTTCCAATGACCAAAGGCCTTAACCATCATCGAATACCTGTTGGAATCATAGTAGCTGCGGACGAAGAAATAACATGTTTTCTAGAAAGTAAAAGTCTTGTCGAAGTGCAAGTAAGGTTCTTCAATGATGACTCTGAAAcagaaaacatatatataattaaagattCCTTTCCAGGTCGAGCTGCGATTCTTGGTGTAAGCTCTGTAAGTGTTCCATTTGTTGATTGTGAGTACCTCAAAGAAACTCCAAGAGAAAGTCGCACTCTAAGTATAGACTATCCATCCGATTCGAAAATTCTTCCGATCTACCATTTTGGTGACAATGAGGATGACTTTTTCATGCTTTGGGATACTCAAGATGCAGAATTTGCATACATTGAATCAGATTACTTCGGTTTTCTTATACCAAAAATAGACAAAGAGGCTACAAGAGAATTACCAGGTGGTAACCACCTCGAcgatttaattgctttttatgatgagattttaattatttataatcactTAATTGGATTGTCATTTGAAGAGACGGCAACCAatcaaaatgtaagaaatagatttttcatCAAAGCTAACAAAAGTGGCGATGGAATGGCTTATTACTGTGATTGGTGTACGGCTGTGACGTCAGGATCAATCGAATCATTCTGGTTGGATATAAGCTCTACCAATTGGGGAGCGTTGCACGAAATAGGTCACGGACATGAACTGAAATGCCTTAATGATGAAACATTATCTGTTAGTGAAGTATGGAACaatattttagttgttttttacCAGACTATTATGTTTGGTAGTGATGTATCGACAAAGTGCACGAAACGAGAGGATATGGACATTGTTGAAGCGATTGGAAGTGATGTTCCAGTCAAAGATTGGGGTTTGTTccataaattatcatttttattacatatgttTGTTAAAGCTGGTCAGAAATCTTTCCCGTGCTTTAATCAGTTAATCCGCCAAGAGTTAGATGGCCACTTTCATTATGCTAGTGGAACAGCATTCGTAGAAAAACTTATGCATTTCTTTGCGATTGATTTCGACATCGACGTGTATCCGTTTATGAAATTAGCAAAAGCAGCGATAGCAGAGGAACAACTACTTGAACACTACTACGTTTTGTCCAGCGTGGCATATCCTCTGAACTATCTCATAAACGATACTGAGGaactagaaattattaaaaataaactgaatctGTGGTTTGAAACAAGCTTAGTTACTCCATTAGATTTAAGGccagctaaattaaaaaatgatttcactgtaaaaatagAACACCACTTATTTGATCATATATTTGGTGATATGCTCAAATTAATGGACGGGTCTCGAACCATAGCAGAAAAGAGAATTCTGaatcaaactattatttttacaaacatacCGGTAGGGGTGTACAAGGTTTTTGTTACACCTAACGTTTTGAATGCCAAATTGATCTATAACGATTTTTATGCAGTAGTACATGCCAGTAAGCCTAGTGATCTATTTCTTACAGCCAAAAAAATGAAAGCTCCCTCGCTTTTACgagataaaatcaaatttcttggTTTAGGTGAAAATCATTTTGCTACTCTATCCGTAGATCCGTTGAGACGATTTGTAAGATTCCATGTATTTTCGAACAATCCAcatgattattataaaaatgaaaactacgTCAGtgtgattataaaaaatgaaaaaaacgaagttatttttagcaaaacttTAGAAGGCGATAATTGTGAGACTGGCATGCATAACATATACATGGATGGACCGTTGATGATTGAGTTATTTCATGCAGAAACAGAAAAGCGTCTAAAAACTGATGATCCGATTATGGATGAAATTATAGATCATGATAgcaatacaaattatttaattgcaaatgaATTCGGTTTTCAAAAGGAGAATACACCCAAAGAGTTGTTAGAGaagagatttttaaatagaatagaattaatagcgaataaaattaggaaaaagtcCTCTTTACATAAAAGACCTTTTTGTCATCCTAAATATAACTTACTTTTGGCAGTTGAAACATTTGAACATATGTTCCGAAGAAACTGCTTTTGCCTAAGTCTTCGAGAACAATATAAAGATTGTTTTCAACCTGAATATTCAAATCAGTTAGTAAACGCTCTCGTCAATTTAAACAGAACtcctaatataaaaatttccaagaaTAAGTATTGTTGTCACCTAACAAATAGTAATACAGGCAGAAGAACTGTTCTTCTTAATGATGAATCATCTATTTTATCAAGCACAATAACATTTTTAGGTTCTTATGACAAACTGGTCGCAAAATTGTTTGTAGATGCAAGTGAATGTGCAGTTAATTTCCATGTGTTAGATTCAGAACCCCATTTCAGATACAGCGAAGAAACTTATATTGAAATAACGATtcgaaataaagaaaacaaagttaTATTTACCAAAACACTTCAAGGATCAGATACTGTGgaagaagaatataaaataaattttacagacCTAGTTGAAATAGATCTTTTCCATGCAGAACCAACCCGTTTACTGTTTGATCATCCTGCATTGggaaaagtaattgaaaagaaTAGTTCTCTCAATACACTTATTCTaacaaaagaactttttaatgtaaactacATTTACGAAATTAGACAAACTGATACAGGAGAAAAGTTGTTATTGGCAAATGACGAATCGGTAATTTCCTGCAGCAAGTTGAATTTTTTAGGGTTGAATGACAAATATGTAGCTACGTTATACATCGATACGGAGAAATCTTTAATTCACTTTAATGTTCTATCAACAAATCCTCACAGGTGTTATGAAGGTGAGCCGTATTGCGGTGTAAAAGTAAGGAATAgcaaaaaggaaattatatttgataaacTAATCGAAGGATTACATCCAATGccagaagaatttaaaatcccTTTTGTCCAACGCGCTGAATTGGAGGTTTTTCACGCAGAGCCGACACGTTTAAGATCGAATAATCTAGCAATGGAAGGTCTAATAGATCACAAAAGCAGCACAAACAATTTTTCTCTTAGTAGAGAAATTTCTAGTGAATACTACGTGTATGATGTCACCAATGCCAATTTGGATCAAAAAGTGGAATTTCCATTTGAAATTCTTTCAACACCAGCAAgcatcttcaaatttaaaggaaaaagtgACAGACACATAGCTTCGTTGTACTTAGATTTTCACAATGATAGAATTCTTTATCACGTGCTTTCTCCGGAACCACATGATCGATTTGAGGACGAAGTATATATTGGTGTTACGATATACAGTGAAGACAAAgaagttatattttgtaaagaaatcaTTGGGGTAGATGACACTGAAGAAAACTTCACGGTCAGCTTTACCGGACGAATAGAGGTTAAGATTTTCCACGCAGAACCCACTCGCTTAGTTTCCGACAATCCTGAGATAGAAAACATGATTGATCATGAAAATACCGAAAACAATTTCATCATTGAGAAATCTCTGAACTTTCATAGAaagggtaaaaataaaaagcatgcGATGAAACGCTCTCTAAGACGTAAAAGTGTCTAA
- the LOC107450383 gene encoding long-chain-fatty-acid--CoA ligase 1 isoform X1: MSQLVKIPWFSENPMDDYLQYLSGTVGIAALTGAAAATALYMALSPSPMSPPVDIENQSAEVPNSGGARQSKLAPPGEMTGFLYEDAKTLLEMMQRGYRMSSNGNCLGYKISKTEYTFISYGEVIERARNFASGLVKIGMKPGQDSFIGIYAQNCVEWILTEQACYNQSAVIVPLYDTLGPHACSFIMNQAEIKIVVCDKEEKVKSLMEQRDETPLLKHIILVNEVSEKIKALVEDKGVELHSFKDIEELGAKNPAPILPPKPSDVATVCYTSGTTGDPKGVMLTHENIIIDASAVIDQLAEYAPNKNDIMISFLPLAHMLERLCEVTVYINGGSIGFYSGDIRVLMEDMKALRPTITPCVPRLLNRIYDKVQAKINGSFMKRFLFNVAMHMKKSELQKFIIRNNSIWDRLVFKPVREGMGGRIRLLVSGSAPLAGNILTFIRCALGCVVVEGYGQTECVAPCTTNIQGDYSVGQVGPPISCCHIKLVDVPEMEYFSKNGQGEVCIKGRNVFKGYFKDPEKTAETIDSDGWLHTGDIGMWLPNGTLKLVDRKKNIFKLAQGEYIAPEKIENIYLSSTYVSQIFVHGESLQSFLVAIVVPDKEVLMKYCQEKGIPGTWEEVCKNKEIKELILSDIIYLGKKAGLKSFEQVKDIYLNPEMFSIDNGLLTPTLKTKRPDCKKCFMDVINSMYRLMV, encoded by the exons aaTTCAGGCGGAGCTCGTCAATCAAAATTAGCACCTCCGGGTGAGATGACTGGTTTTCTTTATGAGGATGCAAAAACTCTTTTGGAAATGATGCAGAGAGGATACAGGATGtcaa gtAATGGTAATTGCCTTGGCTACAAAATATCAAAGACAGAATATACTTTCATCAGTTATGGTGAA gTGATAGAGAGGGCAAGAAATTTTGCATCTGGTTTGGTAAAGATTGGAATGAAGCCTGGTCAAGATTCTTTCATTGGAATCTATGCACAAAATTGTGTtgag tggaTATTGACTGAACAAGCTTGTTATAACCAATCTGCTGTCATTGTTCCACTGTATGATACACTCGGACCTCATGCATGTTCTTTTATAATGAATCAAG ctgaaattaaaatagtggTTTGTGATAAAGAAGAGAAAGTTAAATCTCTTATGGAACAGAGGGACGAGACCCCACTactaaaacacataattttagttaatgaagtcagtgaaaaaataaaagctttagtTGAAGACAAAGGTGTTGAATTGCATTCATTCAAAGATATTGAA gAACTAGGTGCTAAGAATCCTGCTCCAATATTG CCACCTAAACCATCTGATGTTGCTACAGTCTGTTACACAAGTGGAACAACTGGTGATCCAAAAGGTGTTATGCTTACCcatgaaaacataataattgaTGCCTCTGCTGTTATTGATCAATTG gCTGAGTATGCACCTAACAAAAATGATATCATGATATCATTCCTACCATTAGCTCATATGCTTGAAAGACTGTGTGAA GTGACAGTTTACATCAATGGTGGAAGCATTGGTTTTTACAGTGGTGATATTAGAGTACTAATGGAGGACATGAAAGCTTTAAGACCTACTATTACACCTTGTGTTCCTAGGTTACTCAATAGAATCTAtgacaaa gttcaagcaaaaattaatggtaGTTTTATGAAgagatttttgtttaatgttgCCATGCATATGAAAAAGTCTGAACTTCAAAA GTTTATTATCAGAAATAACAGTATTTGGGATCGTTTGGTGTTTAAACCTGTTCGAGAAGGAATGGGTGGTAGAATTCGCCTACTTGTTAGTGGTTCTGCACCCTTAGCTGGAAACATCTTAACTTTTATTCGATGTGCATTGGGATGCGTG GTTGTTGAAGGCTATGGACAAACTGAGTGTGTAGCACCTTGCACAACAAATATTCAAGGTGACTATTCAGTTg gGCAAGTTGGACCTCCGATATCATGTTGTCATATCAAATTAGTAGATGTTCCcgaaatggaatatttttcaaaaaatggacaAGGAGAG gttTGCATCAAAGGACGTAATGTGTTTAAAGGTTATTTTAAAGATCCTGAAAAAACAGCAGAAACAATAGACTCTGATGGTTGGTTGCATACGGGTGACATTGGCATGTGGCTTCCA aatggGACACTTAAACTTGTTGACaggaaaaagaatatatttaaacttgcACAGGGCGAATATATTGCtccagaaaaaattgaaaatatttatctatctaGCACTTACGTTTCTCAGATATTTGTACATGGAGAAAGTTTACAG agTTTCTTGGTTGCCATTGTTGTACCAGATAAAGAGGTTCTTATGAAATACTGTCAAGAGAAAGGAATTCCTGGTACCTGGGAAGAAGTTTgcaaaaacaaa GAGATAAAAGAGCTGATATTAAGTGACATTATTTACCTTGGAAAGAAGGCtggtttaaaatcatttgaacag gtgaaagatatttatttgaacCCTGAAATGTTTTCGATTGATAACGGACTGCTCACACCTACTCTCAAGACAAAGAGACCAGattgtaaaaaatgctttatggATGTTATCAATTCTATGTACAGGTTAATGGTTTAG